The following are encoded in a window of Lichenicola cladoniae genomic DNA:
- a CDS encoding fatty acid desaturase: MAGLKAYQAPAVGKAAWQTLSTFGLYAVLIVVMYAVRPSSVLLTLLLAIPTSGLIVRIFMFQHDCGHNSMFRSHRLNAIVGAACSLVTLTPFAYWRRLHARHHGSWNNLDGRGIPADFFSDCLTVTEYQALSRMQKRIYRLTHHPALVHLVLPPVIFIVLYRLPFDTPASCRRERISVLLLNLSLVAFFVGLSLVFGFRTVMLVHLPALALAAIIGIWLFSVQHRFEDSQWSETADWNYNQAALHGASHLKLPRVLQWFSANIGLHHIHHLRPGIPNYRLQDCHDNCSSVTDVATVLTLRDAFRAPSYALWDADLRRMVPFPT; encoded by the coding sequence TTGGCAGGTCTCAAGGCCTATCAGGCTCCTGCGGTTGGCAAGGCGGCCTGGCAGACCCTCTCCACGTTCGGATTATATGCGGTACTTATCGTCGTCATGTACGCCGTGCGCCCGTCCTCGGTTCTGCTGACCCTGCTGCTCGCCATACCGACCAGTGGCCTGATCGTCCGCATCTTCATGTTCCAGCATGATTGCGGCCACAACTCGATGTTCCGCTCGCACCGGCTCAACGCCATTGTCGGCGCCGCGTGCAGCCTCGTCACCCTGACCCCGTTCGCCTATTGGCGCCGGCTGCATGCGCGTCATCATGGAAGCTGGAACAACCTGGACGGCCGCGGCATCCCCGCCGACTTCTTTTCCGATTGCCTCACGGTGACGGAATACCAGGCGCTGAGCCGGATGCAGAAGCGCATCTACCGCCTGACCCATCATCCGGCGCTGGTCCATCTTGTCTTGCCGCCGGTGATCTTCATCGTGCTGTATCGGCTGCCGTTCGATACGCCCGCATCATGCCGGCGCGAGCGTATCAGCGTGCTGTTGCTGAACCTGTCTCTCGTCGCCTTCTTCGTCGGGCTCTCGCTGGTGTTCGGCTTCAGGACCGTCATGCTGGTCCACCTGCCTGCGCTGGCGCTCGCGGCCATCATCGGGATCTGGCTGTTTTCGGTGCAGCACCGGTTCGAGGACTCGCAGTGGTCGGAGACGGCCGACTGGAACTACAACCAGGCTGCGCTGCATGGCGCATCGCACCTGAAGCTGCCGCGCGTGCTGCAATGGTTCAGCGCGAATATCGGCCTCCATCATATCCATCACCTCCGTCCCGGCATTCCGAACTACCGGCTGCAGGACTGCCACGACAATTGTTCGTCGGTCACCGACGTCGCGACGGTGCTGACCCTGCGCGACGCCTTCAGGGCTCCGAGCTATGCGCTGTGGGATGCCGATCTGCGCCGGATGGTGCCGTTCCCGACCTGA
- a CDS encoding glycosyltransferase family 2 protein encodes MATIACLIMMKNEQTLIEPWLLYHADLFGIDNLYVFDNGSTDAHSLAILEKYESQGLNVDRFFTTPSAYAHKGDIISLLVKSLDGLNKYDFFVPLDCDEFLMLRDPGSESGYTSSKDRIISYFDSIDADEGRILKVRENLTNVLGHAGLFKSAFSANTIYPRNSLVETDHGYQNATSSRAPGYREVDLAYAHFHYRPYEELIQVSREKLRMALTDGDMNNKVTLSNFKGRGSHLVEYFMNDAETYYGRFRHVPTGILLPELTERFSALGVPVPFSDFELPKETARNLVIDSIEHDWIQGWARDRTNPRQPLFTQLLLDNVPFVEMICDEPRADVMADGYETDQVGFRVRLPEVVLDGSSHTLSARDLEGNGIPLSLNNVMFQSIEVSADAFLPVRSHIDGVTDGGVEGWVLNGQDGDELKGGCSVILVNGSKVIAETVADLERQDVSTVLGGDPNCGFRFELPNDGVAGDLSLYVMPGMRPLHGSPFNLNGTASISTRDLPSELLVAAAGTPTLVAA; translated from the coding sequence ATGGCGACAATCGCCTGCCTGATCATGATGAAGAACGAGCAGACACTTATCGAGCCCTGGCTGCTTTACCATGCCGACCTGTTCGGCATCGACAACCTCTATGTCTTCGATAACGGGTCGACCGATGCCCACAGCCTGGCGATACTCGAGAAGTACGAGAGCCAAGGCCTCAACGTCGACCGGTTCTTCACGACCCCGAGCGCATATGCTCATAAGGGCGATATCATCAGCTTGCTGGTCAAATCCCTCGATGGCTTGAATAAATACGACTTTTTTGTACCGCTCGACTGCGACGAGTTTCTTATGCTCCGCGACCCCGGTTCGGAGAGCGGGTATACGTCCTCGAAAGACCGCATTATTAGCTACTTTGACTCGATTGATGCCGACGAGGGTCGGATCCTGAAGGTCAGGGAAAACCTGACCAACGTCCTCGGCCATGCCGGTCTGTTCAAATCCGCTTTCTCAGCCAACACGATCTACCCGAGAAATTCTCTGGTCGAGACCGATCATGGTTACCAGAACGCGACGTCCAGCCGTGCGCCCGGATATCGGGAAGTCGATCTGGCTTATGCGCACTTCCATTATCGCCCTTACGAAGAACTCATCCAGGTCTCGCGCGAGAAACTGCGGATGGCACTGACCGACGGCGACATGAACAACAAGGTCACCTTGAGTAACTTCAAGGGCCGGGGATCCCATCTGGTTGAATATTTCATGAACGATGCCGAGACCTATTATGGCCGTTTCCGGCACGTCCCCACCGGGATACTGTTGCCTGAGTTGACCGAGCGGTTTTCTGCACTGGGCGTGCCGGTACCGTTCTCTGACTTCGAGCTTCCCAAGGAAACCGCACGCAACCTGGTGATCGATAGCATCGAACACGACTGGATCCAGGGCTGGGCCCGCGATCGGACCAATCCGAGGCAACCTCTCTTCACTCAGCTTCTGCTCGATAACGTGCCGTTCGTGGAAATGATCTGCGACGAGCCACGTGCGGATGTCATGGCAGACGGATACGAGACCGATCAGGTCGGTTTCCGCGTGCGGCTACCGGAGGTAGTTCTCGATGGCTCCAGCCACACTCTTTCGGCTCGCGACCTGGAAGGTAACGGGATCCCCCTGTCCCTGAACAACGTCATGTTCCAGTCGATCGAGGTCAGCGCCGACGCGTTTCTCCCGGTCCGGAGCCATATCGATGGCGTGACCGATGGCGGTGTCGAGGGCTGGGTCCTGAACGGCCAGGACGGTGACGAGCTCAAAGGAGGCTGCTCGGTCATCCTGGTCAATGGTTCCAAAGTAATCGCCGAGACTGTCGCAGATCTCGAACGCCAGGACGTGTCTACTGTGCTGGGTGGCGACCCTAACTGCGGCTTCCGGTTTGAGCTTCCAAATGACGGTGTCGCTGGCGACCTCAGCCTATACGTAATGCCTGGAATGCGGCCACTTCATGGTAGCCCGTTCAACTTAAACGGCACTGCAAGCATTAGTACTCGTGATTTGCCGAGCGAGCTCCTGGTCGCAGCGGCCGGCACACCGACGTTGGTCGCCGCCTAA
- a CDS encoding ribonucleoside-diphosphate reductase subunit alpha: MTLHEAGETVSTVTEVEVRDHETNGRGLLDDDVVQLEGHHPVRVDRSRDALLTEFGKATLDNRYLMPGESYQDLFARVASFYGDDAAHAQRIYDYMSRHWFMPATPILSNGGTSRGLPISCFLNEATDSLEGIVGLWNENVWLASKGGGIGSYWGNLRSIGENVGANGKTSGVIPFIRVMDSLTLAISQGSLRRGSAAVYLPVSHPEIEEFIEMRRPTGGDPNRKAMNLHHGVLVSDAFMRAVDADEEWALTSPKDHSHIRKVSARSLWIRILTARMEQGEPYIIYSDHVNNARPEHHKLAGLEVKTSNLCAEITLPTGVDQYGKQRTAVCCLSSLNLETWFDWKDHPLFIEDIMRFLDNVLQDFIDRAPDEMAKAKYAAARERSVGLGVMGFHSFLQANDVPFESVIAKVWNKRMFQHLRTQADAASRMLAEEKGACPDAADYGVMERFSHKIAIAPTASISIITGATSPGIEPIAANVFLQKTLSGSFTVRNRHLQKLLAAKGHDTDEVWSLITLNKGSVQRLDFLTQQEKDVYKTAFELDQRWIIEHAADRTPYVCQSQSVNLFLPADIHKRDLHQIHFLAWSRGLKSLYYCRSLSIQRADAVSEMLNKPDAFDHEAALPPVRSVSGSTDYEECLACQ, translated from the coding sequence ATGACCCTTCATGAAGCCGGAGAAACCGTGTCGACGGTCACCGAGGTCGAGGTGCGCGACCATGAGACGAATGGCCGGGGCCTGCTCGATGACGACGTGGTCCAGCTCGAGGGTCACCATCCGGTTCGTGTCGACCGGTCGCGCGACGCTTTGCTGACCGAGTTTGGCAAGGCGACGCTGGATAATCGCTATTTGATGCCCGGCGAGAGCTACCAGGACCTGTTTGCCCGCGTCGCCAGCTTCTATGGCGACGATGCGGCACATGCCCAGCGCATCTACGACTACATGTCCCGGCACTGGTTCATGCCGGCGACCCCGATCCTCTCGAACGGCGGCACGTCGCGCGGCCTGCCGATCTCGTGCTTCCTGAACGAGGCCACCGACAGCCTCGAAGGCATCGTCGGCCTCTGGAACGAGAATGTCTGGCTGGCCTCGAAGGGCGGCGGCATCGGCTCCTACTGGGGCAACCTGCGCTCGATCGGCGAGAATGTCGGCGCCAACGGCAAGACTTCCGGCGTGATCCCGTTCATCCGGGTGATGGACAGCCTGACGCTGGCGATCAGCCAGGGTTCGCTGCGCCGTGGCTCGGCGGCGGTGTATCTGCCGGTGTCGCATCCGGAGATCGAGGAGTTCATCGAGATGCGCCGCCCCACCGGCGGCGATCCGAACCGCAAGGCGATGAACCTGCATCACGGCGTACTGGTCAGCGACGCCTTCATGCGGGCGGTCGATGCGGACGAGGAGTGGGCGCTGACCTCGCCGAAGGATCACAGCCACATCCGCAAGGTGTCGGCGCGCAGCCTCTGGATCAGGATCCTGACTGCCCGGATGGAGCAGGGCGAGCCGTACATCATCTACTCGGACCACGTGAACAACGCGCGTCCGGAGCACCACAAGCTGGCCGGCCTCGAGGTAAAGACCTCCAACCTGTGCGCCGAGATCACCCTGCCGACCGGCGTCGACCAGTATGGCAAGCAGCGCACTGCCGTGTGTTGCCTGTCCTCCCTCAACCTGGAGACGTGGTTCGACTGGAAGGACCATCCGCTGTTCATCGAGGACATCATGCGGTTCCTCGACAACGTCCTGCAGGACTTCATCGACCGCGCGCCGGACGAGATGGCCAAGGCGAAGTATGCCGCTGCGCGCGAGCGTTCGGTCGGTCTCGGCGTCATGGGCTTCCACTCCTTCCTGCAGGCCAACGACGTCCCGTTCGAGAGCGTCATCGCCAAGGTGTGGAACAAGCGCATGTTCCAGCACCTCCGGACCCAGGCGGATGCCGCCTCGCGCATGCTGGCCGAGGAGAAGGGCGCCTGCCCGGATGCGGCCGATTACGGCGTGATGGAGCGCTTCTCCCACAAGATCGCCATCGCCCCGACCGCCTCGATCTCGATCATCACCGGCGCCACCAGCCCGGGCATCGAGCCGATCGCCGCCAACGTGTTCCTGCAGAAGACGCTCTCGGGCAGCTTCACGGTCCGTAACCGGCACCTGCAGAAGCTCCTGGCCGCGAAGGGGCACGATACCGACGAGGTCTGGTCCTTGATCACCCTGAACAAGGGCAGCGTGCAGCGGCTCGACTTCCTGACCCAGCAGGAAAAGGACGTCTACAAGACCGCGTTCGAGCTCGACCAGCGCTGGATCATCGAACATGCGGCCGATCGCACGCCATACGTGTGCCAGAGCCAGTCGGTGAACCTGTTCCTGCCGGCCGACATCCATAAGCGCGACCTGCACCAGATCCACTTCCTGGCCTGGAGCCGTGGCCTCAAGAGCCTGTATTACTGCCGCAGCCTGTCGATCCAGCGTGCCGATGCGGTTAGCGAGATGCTGAACAAGCCGGACGCGTTCGACCACGAGGCGGCGCTTCCGCCGGTGCGCAGTGTGTCAGGCTCGACGGATTACGAGGAATGTCTCGCCTGCCAGTAA
- a CDS encoding acyl carrier protein: MSVDSGIIEQISDILRSMNVLPPTYAGTITEETSITRDLKLDSLAVMDFVMELETRFDTIIPIDRLSGVETVGDLAKLLETQPIAHSPSGLE; encoded by the coding sequence GTGTCCGTTGATAGTGGCATTATCGAGCAGATCTCGGACATCCTGAGGTCGATGAACGTACTGCCTCCGACCTACGCCGGAACGATTACCGAGGAGACGAGCATCACACGTGACCTGAAGCTCGACTCGCTGGCCGTGATGGATTTCGTCATGGAATTAGAGACACGGTTTGACACAATCATTCCGATCGACCGGCTCTCCGGTGTAGAAACCGTTGGCGACCTGGCGAAGTTGTTGGAAACGCAGCCGATTGCACACTCCCCTTCAGGGCTCGAATAG
- a CDS encoding glycosyltransferase family 2 protein — MTSRKLGIAVTTYNRCDILLSGLEAIKRLTSIDYELVVCDDGSVDDTVSALTRHNITVVGKTNKGIAWNKNRGLFYLSQHMCCDTIILLDDDAHPVLMGWEQEWIAACDRFGHVNYIPPHYRESLLAGKMTATNPGVGPTVGGMAIGQTAQALSCVGYMDVRFGRYGHEHSDFTGRFARAGFGGFKYQGLTSIEDVYYLIEGGIELVPSESSGTPHDLSQNGALLGQLANDPIYRSPWRTDAEMRDFLSEMPIAFWGAQGGLIPPREAFSASAYLTQYDDVRDANNDALEHYVRAGRSEGRAYGRATE; from the coding sequence ATGACTAGTCGAAAGCTCGGTATAGCCGTTACGACATATAACCGTTGCGACATTTTACTCTCGGGGCTGGAGGCGATAAAGCGCCTTACTTCGATAGATTACGAACTTGTTGTCTGCGACGATGGTTCGGTCGATGACACCGTTTCAGCCTTAACCAGGCATAATATAACGGTCGTCGGCAAGACGAATAAAGGCATAGCCTGGAACAAGAACCGGGGACTTTTTTACCTTAGTCAACACATGTGCTGCGACACAATCATCTTGCTTGACGATGATGCACATCCGGTCTTGATGGGCTGGGAACAGGAATGGATCGCAGCTTGCGATCGGTTCGGGCATGTGAACTACATCCCGCCGCACTACCGCGAAAGCCTGCTTGCAGGAAAAATGACGGCAACGAACCCTGGGGTCGGTCCGACGGTAGGGGGCATGGCAATCGGACAGACTGCACAAGCCTTATCCTGTGTTGGATACATGGATGTGCGCTTCGGCCGCTACGGACATGAGCACTCAGACTTCACGGGGCGCTTCGCTCGTGCAGGATTTGGAGGTTTCAAATATCAAGGGCTCACAAGCATAGAAGACGTTTATTACCTCATCGAGGGCGGTATAGAGCTTGTTCCAAGCGAGAGCAGCGGCACACCTCACGATCTTTCCCAAAATGGGGCACTGCTGGGTCAGCTAGCGAATGATCCCATCTACCGATCACCCTGGCGGACCGATGCCGAGATGCGCGATTTCCTGTCCGAGATGCCAATCGCGTTCTGGGGTGCGCAGGGGGGGTTGATTCCTCCGCGTGAAGCGTTCAGCGCGAGCGCGTATCTCACCCAGTATGACGACGTTCGTGACGCAAATAACGACGCGCTCGAACATTATGTCCGGGCTGGGCGCTCCGAAGGACGGGCTTATGGTCGGGCAACGGAGTAG
- a CDS encoding carbohydrate-binding domain-containing protein has translation MISAIKPSIRLSKRNLFAGLTLLSGMTEYRSARAAGADTLVVNVSEDAYKGDASFTISVDGSQVGGARKVTAAHASGASQDVTVSGSWGAGAHVVSVSFNNDLYAGRPTTDRNLYVNTLTYDGSATVIDAALMSNGTRNFTTADRNIFIGGDFGFTNLTTGGVSGLLATGRGSVYLHGTAVSAATAAAVRAVLTAFLPYGGVFEAGQNTFFNRGDAYDSYLAASGWVPQAINLNLSGPVDSYSASDLASVKNWMDQVRSRSELAGATIAPVATPGGNVASLGGTFSASDPVWGNLAQACLYGGAIAIDVPASNFITLGAGWPEFIESQIRWGAANGIRTSVIFSPGNSPTFVEDVAASVAKLVAANAIPTDYSVENYTGAGAKIAGSENQSESLNAAALWLAKNAPVAAGK, from the coding sequence GTGATCTCTGCCATCAAACCCTCCATTCGCTTGTCTAAAAGAAATCTCTTTGCAGGACTTACGCTTCTTTCCGGGATGACCGAATATAGAAGCGCTCGAGCTGCGGGCGCCGATACGCTGGTCGTCAACGTGTCGGAGGATGCGTATAAAGGCGACGCGTCGTTCACGATCTCAGTCGATGGCAGTCAGGTTGGCGGCGCGCGGAAAGTGACGGCAGCTCACGCGTCTGGCGCTTCGCAGGACGTTACGGTTAGCGGGTCGTGGGGGGCGGGTGCGCATGTCGTTTCGGTGAGCTTTAACAACGACCTGTATGCGGGCAGACCTACAACCGACCGCAACCTCTACGTCAACACCCTGACCTATGACGGCAGTGCCACGGTCATTGACGCGGCGCTCATGTCTAACGGCACCAGAAATTTCACGACTGCAGACAGAAATATCTTCATCGGCGGAGACTTCGGCTTCACGAACCTAACGACTGGAGGCGTTTCCGGCTTGCTGGCGACAGGCCGAGGCAGCGTCTATCTGCACGGCACCGCAGTCAGCGCCGCGACGGCCGCCGCTGTTCGCGCCGTCCTTACTGCCTTCCTGCCATACGGGGGCGTCTTCGAAGCCGGACAGAACACCTTCTTCAACCGGGGGGATGCGTATGACAGCTACCTGGCCGCGTCAGGATGGGTCCCGCAGGCGATCAACCTGAACCTGAGTGGTCCGGTCGACAGCTATTCTGCGTCGGATCTCGCGTCGGTGAAGAACTGGATGGATCAGGTCCGTTCGCGATCAGAGCTTGCCGGCGCCACCATAGCTCCGGTCGCAACTCCGGGCGGCAATGTAGCATCGTTGGGCGGTACGTTCTCGGCTTCCGATCCGGTCTGGGGGAATCTCGCACAGGCGTGCCTGTATGGCGGCGCGATCGCAATCGATGTTCCCGCTTCAAACTTCATAACGCTGGGCGCGGGTTGGCCCGAGTTCATCGAGTCGCAAATCAGGTGGGGGGCCGCTAACGGGATCCGTACATCGGTGATCTTCTCGCCCGGCAACAGCCCGACCTTCGTCGAGGACGTGGCTGCTTCTGTTGCCAAGCTGGTCGCTGCGAACGCGATTCCTACCGACTACAGCGTAGAGAACTATACTGGTGCAGGGGCTAAGATCGCCGGTTCGGAAAATCAATCCGAGAGCCTCAATGCTGCAGCTTTGTGGCTGGCGAAGAATGCCCCAGTGGCAGCCGGTAAGTAA
- a CDS encoding glucosamine inositolphosphorylceramide transferase family protein, with the protein MLRPMDIWRSAIVKQPARAIIRDGIDPGSIVWLPDMPSGSFRADPFGLWRDGCLHVFAEAFDYQTRLGHIDLLVYDRDLNLLECSAILSKPWHLSYPVVFEADGETWMLPEAYKSGTLTLYRAGASLSEWEPFCDIPLDGPAIDATPFFHDGKWWLFYSPSHSRIGRRGHLHVAWAGHPAGPWHLHPRNPVRVDLGSARPGGTPRHQDGMIILPVQDCRSTYGGAIRELSITRLDETSFIADDRTGVGAAGWMAPFTDGFHTLSTAGPVTLIDVKRMDATLAGKTRRLRGIVRTWRSR; encoded by the coding sequence ATGCTGCGGCCGATGGATATCTGGCGCAGCGCCATCGTGAAGCAGCCGGCCCGCGCGATCATCCGGGATGGCATCGATCCCGGCTCGATCGTCTGGCTTCCGGACATGCCCTCCGGCAGCTTCCGGGCCGACCCGTTCGGGTTGTGGCGCGATGGATGCCTGCACGTGTTTGCGGAGGCATTCGACTACCAGACCCGGCTCGGCCATATCGACCTGCTGGTGTACGATCGCGACCTCAACCTGCTCGAGTGCAGCGCGATTCTCAGCAAGCCCTGGCATCTCTCCTATCCGGTCGTGTTCGAGGCGGACGGCGAAACCTGGATGCTTCCGGAGGCTTACAAGTCGGGCACGCTGACCCTCTATCGTGCCGGCGCCAGCCTGTCGGAGTGGGAGCCGTTCTGCGACATTCCGCTGGATGGACCGGCCATCGATGCGACGCCATTCTTCCATGACGGTAAGTGGTGGCTGTTCTATTCGCCGTCGCACAGCAGGATCGGCAGGCGCGGCCATCTTCATGTGGCCTGGGCCGGCCATCCGGCCGGACCGTGGCACCTGCATCCGCGCAACCCGGTGCGCGTCGACCTGGGAAGCGCCCGTCCTGGCGGTACGCCCAGGCACCAGGATGGCATGATCATCCTGCCGGTGCAGGATTGCCGGTCGACCTATGGCGGCGCGATCCGCGAATTGTCGATCACGCGTCTCGACGAGACGAGCTTCATCGCAGACGACCGAACCGGAGTGGGTGCGGCCGGGTGGATGGCGCCTTTCACGGATGGCTTCCACACCCTGTCGACAGCCGGCCCGGTGACGCTGATCGACGTGAAGCGCATGGACGCGACCCTTGCCGGAAAGACGAGGCGGCTTCGTGGCATCGTGCGGACATGGCGGAGCCGATGA
- a CDS encoding carbohydrate-binding domain-containing protein translates to MTQAIHSSIRLATRAALVGLGLISATAFHQRAYAMSTDTLVLNMSEDAYKGDAMFTVAVDGKQINGKLTSTALHGAGASQNFMLLGSWGTGKHVVSVNFLNDAYGGSAAKDRNLYVNMLTYDGSTTIADRALDKPGSVSFTIQTGNVFVGGDFGFTNLTTASVANLLATGRGGIYIHGSAVSPATAAVDREILTSFQPYGGGVFEAGQNGFFDNGNAYDSFLASSGWTPQYINLNLGGSVESYTASDLKGVKTWMDKVRSRPALSKVTIAPFATPGGGVAALGGTFGATDRVWGNLAQACLYGGAIAIDIPARNFITLGAGWPEFIEAQIRWGVANGIRTSVVFSPGGSPTFVEDVTAAVTKLVAANAIPTDYSVENYEGPGAVIAKTGTASESLNAAAFWLAQNAPVTVIK, encoded by the coding sequence ATGACCCAGGCAATTCATTCATCGATCCGGTTAGCGACGCGAGCCGCTCTCGTTGGGCTTGGATTGATATCGGCAACAGCATTTCACCAGCGGGCATATGCCATGTCGACGGATACGCTGGTCCTCAACATGTCCGAGGACGCCTATAAGGGTGATGCGATGTTCACCGTCGCTGTCGATGGCAAGCAGATAAACGGCAAGCTCACGTCGACGGCGCTGCATGGCGCCGGGGCGTCGCAGAACTTCATGCTTCTCGGTTCATGGGGAACTGGAAAGCACGTCGTCAGCGTGAACTTCCTGAACGACGCGTACGGCGGGTCCGCTGCCAAGGATCGCAATCTCTATGTCAATATGCTTACCTATGATGGTAGCACTACGATTGCTGACAGAGCCCTCGACAAGCCAGGAAGTGTGAGCTTCACCATTCAGACCGGAAATGTCTTTGTTGGCGGGGACTTTGGTTTCACCAATCTCACCACCGCCAGTGTCGCCAACCTGCTGGCCACCGGCCGGGGCGGCATCTACATCCATGGCAGCGCGGTCAGCCCGGCGACTGCCGCCGTCGATCGGGAGATCCTGACGTCGTTCCAGCCCTATGGTGGCGGCGTTTTCGAGGCTGGCCAGAATGGCTTCTTCGACAACGGAAATGCCTATGACAGCTTTCTCGCCTCGTCTGGCTGGACTCCGCAGTACATCAATCTGAACCTGGGTGGTTCGGTCGAAAGCTATACGGCGTCCGACCTGAAGGGGGTCAAGACCTGGATGGATAAGGTTCGGTCGCGTCCGGCCTTGTCGAAGGTCACGATCGCACCGTTCGCCACGCCGGGCGGGGGCGTCGCGGCGCTGGGTGGGACCTTTGGGGCGACCGATCGGGTATGGGGCAATCTGGCACAGGCCTGCCTGTATGGTGGCGCGATCGCCATCGATATTCCGGCGAGGAACTTCATCACCCTGGGTGCTGGCTGGCCGGAGTTCATCGAAGCTCAGATCCGGTGGGGCGTTGCTAACGGGATCCGCACTTCGGTCGTCTTCTCGCCTGGCGGTAGCCCAACATTCGTGGAGGACGTTACGGCGGCCGTGACGAAATTGGTGGCGGCAAACGCGATCCCGACAGACTATAGTGTCGAGAACTATGAAGGTCCGGGCGCGGTGATCGCCAAGACCGGAACTGCTTCGGAAAGCCTGAACGCCGCCGCGTTCTGGCTTGCACAAAACGCTCCGGTGACCGTGATCAAGTAG
- the guaA gene encoding glutamine-hydrolyzing GMP synthase yields MSELETVLHEDRILILDFGSQVTQLIARRVRESGVYCEIWPFNADPARIAGFGPRGIILSGGPASVLDAGAPRIPNEVFALGVPVLGICYGQQAMCAQLGGAVETHEHQEFGRAHVEVLEDSALLRGIWQRGAREQVWMSHGDRVTRLPPGFRAVAVSPGAPFAIIADEGRRLYGVQFHPEVVHTPHGAALLRNFTHDVAGCRGNWTMAGFRDLEIERIRAQVGKGRVICGLSGGVDSSVAAVLIHEAIGDQLTCIFVDHGMLRAGEAEEVVTTFRGRFNIRLIHRDASDLFIDALAGVTDPEIKRKTIGRLFIEVFDEEAKTLGGADFLAQGTLYPDVIESVSFTGGPSVTIKSHHNVGGLPATMRMQLVEPLRELFKDEVRVLGRELAIPESIVGRHPFPGPGLAIRIPGDIDREKLDVLRKVDTIFLEEIRAAGLYDAIWQAFAVLLPVRTVGVMGDGRTYDRACALRAVTSTDGMTAEVYPFDMGFLTRTAGRIVNEVRGVNRVTYDITSKPPGTIEWE; encoded by the coding sequence ATGAGCGAGCTCGAGACCGTTCTGCACGAGGACCGGATCCTGATCCTGGATTTCGGCAGCCAGGTGACCCAGCTCATCGCCCGGCGGGTCCGGGAGAGTGGGGTCTATTGTGAAATCTGGCCGTTCAACGCCGATCCGGCCCGGATTGCCGGCTTCGGACCACGCGGTATCATCCTGTCCGGCGGTCCGGCCAGCGTGCTCGATGCCGGCGCGCCGCGTATTCCCAACGAGGTGTTCGCCCTCGGCGTGCCGGTACTGGGCATCTGCTATGGCCAGCAGGCGATGTGCGCGCAGCTTGGCGGCGCGGTCGAAACCCACGAGCATCAGGAGTTCGGCCGGGCGCATGTCGAGGTGCTGGAAGACTCCGCCTTATTGCGCGGCATCTGGCAGCGCGGCGCCCGCGAGCAGGTCTGGATGAGCCATGGCGACCGGGTGACCCGGCTGCCGCCTGGCTTCCGCGCGGTCGCGGTCAGCCCGGGCGCGCCGTTCGCGATCATCGCCGATGAGGGCAGGCGCCTGTACGGCGTGCAGTTCCACCCGGAAGTTGTGCACACCCCGCATGGCGCGGCTCTGCTGCGCAACTTCACCCACGACGTCGCCGGCTGCCGCGGCAATTGGACCATGGCCGGTTTCCGCGATCTTGAGATCGAGCGGATCCGCGCCCAGGTCGGCAAAGGCAGGGTGATTTGTGGCCTCTCCGGCGGTGTCGACAGCTCGGTCGCGGCGGTTCTTATCCATGAGGCGATCGGCGACCAGCTCACCTGTATCTTCGTCGATCATGGCATGCTGCGCGCGGGCGAAGCGGAAGAGGTGGTCACCACGTTCCGAGGCCGCTTCAACATCCGCCTGATCCACCGCGATGCCAGCGACCTGTTCATCGACGCACTAGCCGGGGTGACCGACCCCGAGATCAAGCGCAAGACCATCGGCCGCCTGTTCATCGAGGTGTTCGACGAGGAGGCCAAGACTCTCGGCGGTGCCGACTTCCTGGCCCAGGGCACCCTGTATCCGGACGTCATCGAGAGCGTCTCGTTCACCGGCGGCCCTTCGGTGACCATCAAGAGCCATCATAATGTCGGCGGGCTGCCGGCGACGATGCGAATGCAGTTGGTCGAGCCGTTGCGCGAGCTGTTCAAGGACGAGGTGAGGGTGCTCGGCCGCGAGCTCGCAATCCCCGAAAGCATCGTCGGACGGCACCCGTTCCCTGGGCCCGGCCTGGCGATCCGCATCCCCGGCGACATCGATCGCGAGAAGCTCGACGTGCTGCGCAAGGTGGACACCATCTTCCTGGAGGAGATCCGTGCCGCCGGACTTTATGACGCGATCTGGCAGGCGTTCGCCGTATTGCTGCCGGTCCGCACGGTCGGCGTCATGGGGGACGGCCGTACCTACGACCGGGCCTGCGCGCTCCGGGCGGTGACCAGCACCGACGGCATGACCGCCGAGGTCTATCCGTTCGACATGGGATTCCTGACCCGCACCGCCGGCCGGATCGTGAACGAGGTGCGCGGCGTCAACCGGGTGACTTACGACATCACGTCGAAGCCGCCCGGCACGATCGAGTGGGAGTAG